The Oxalobacteraceae bacterium OTU3CINTB1 genome includes a window with the following:
- a CDS encoding AraC family transcriptional regulator, whose amino-acid sequence MIAYRQIGDSFIPAQHQPALILDYARSRELDEQGDKALRGTGLRGWDMPDADVALSPAQYLQLLANVMRELDSPDTSFMLGQQMLPGHFGAFSHALLQAQNLRQALDILCAGAVRLCPLLTPRLREEGGLAVLYWTDSFGAPSQLPALVEMHMTAVTAMCRWLAGERLPWRYCLNRSAPAHVEQHEVHLGGDLRFNCHLDAMLINPAWLDRPWPRGNAMAASVALNGAAAEAGADKLALAPSLLSALYDHLLAHIRLGPTLELSAAAFGVSAATMKRHLARHGSHFQAELDQVRAHVAIHLFQARGYDNEAVAQYLGFHDATNFRRSFKRWTGLTPSLLRDGLLSVPL is encoded by the coding sequence GTGATCGCCTACCGGCAAATCGGCGACAGTTTCATCCCGGCGCAGCACCAGCCGGCGCTGATACTGGACTACGCCCGCAGCCGCGAGCTCGACGAGCAGGGCGACAAAGCCTTGCGCGGCACCGGCCTGCGCGGCTGGGACATGCCCGACGCCGACGTCGCGCTCAGCCCGGCGCAATACCTGCAATTGCTGGCGAACGTCATGCGCGAACTGGACAGCCCCGACACCAGCTTCATGCTGGGCCAGCAGATGCTGCCGGGCCACTTCGGCGCGTTCAGCCACGCCTTGCTGCAGGCGCAGAATCTGCGGCAGGCGCTGGACATTCTGTGCGCCGGCGCGGTGCGTTTGTGTCCGTTGTTGACGCCGCGCCTGCGCGAGGAGGGTGGCCTTGCCGTGCTGTACTGGACCGACAGCTTCGGCGCGCCCAGCCAGTTGCCGGCGCTGGTGGAAATGCACATGACGGCGGTGACGGCAATGTGCCGCTGGCTGGCCGGCGAGCGCCTGCCGTGGCGCTACTGCCTGAACCGCAGCGCGCCGGCGCACGTCGAACAGCACGAGGTGCACCTGGGCGGCGACCTGCGCTTCAACTGCCATCTGGACGCGATGTTGATCAACCCGGCGTGGCTCGACCGGCCCTGGCCGCGCGGCAACGCGATGGCGGCGTCGGTGGCGCTGAACGGCGCGGCGGCGGAGGCGGGCGCCGACAAGCTGGCGCTGGCGCCGAGCCTGTTGTCGGCGCTGTACGACCACTTGCTGGCCCATATCCGCCTCGGCCCCACGCTGGAGTTGAGCGCGGCCGCGTTCGGCGTCAGCGCGGCCACGATGAAGCGCCATCTGGCGCGCCACGGCAGCCACTTCCAGGCCGAGCTGGACCAGGTGCGCGCGCATGTCGCGATCCACCTGTTCCAGGCGCGCGGCTACGACAACGAAGCGGTGGCGCAATACCTCGGCTTCCACGACGCCACCAATTTCCGCCGCTCGTTCAAGCGCTGGACCGGCCTGACGCCGAGCCTGCTGCGCGACGGCCTGCTCAGCGTGCCGCTCTAG
- a CDS encoding GGDEF domain-containing protein produces the protein MLQLHRSTLIAAGLALLACLFLYASLGVAKSFEHWKWTDIVSEGGTAVMAGSWVLFTLSSRPGGLVTRLLAGGLALIMIGSFADCLDEFFAISKTARWDHWLEGMVPVGMLVVTIGMYYWRHEQFRLNDHLQKRERLFRDHRAFDRITQLANADYLRRQIRHEQARRPGQPCALVLLDIDGFHLINREFGQPEGDRVLQAVGHMLLLNLRNDDLLCRYAGDRFALLLPDTSVQEAASLAAHLAAMVGQMRHHAKGGRVGISLRHACSNADAAPDVLLAELSRAVSQPAAAIPAASTTIAAAVPSTLVATATA, from the coding sequence ATGTTGCAACTACACCGTTCCACCCTGATCGCGGCCGGCCTGGCCCTGCTGGCCTGCCTGTTCCTGTACGCCAGCCTCGGTGTGGCAAAATCTTTCGAACACTGGAAATGGACCGACATTGTCAGCGAAGGCGGCACCGCCGTCATGGCCGGCAGCTGGGTGTTGTTTACCTTGAGCAGCCGCCCCGGCGGCCTGGTCACGCGCCTGCTGGCCGGCGGCCTGGCGCTGATCATGATCGGCTCCTTCGCCGATTGCTTGGACGAATTTTTCGCCATCAGCAAGACGGCAAGGTGGGATCATTGGCTTGAGGGCATGGTGCCGGTCGGCATGCTGGTGGTCACCATCGGCATGTATTACTGGCGTCATGAGCAGTTCCGGCTCAACGACCATCTGCAAAAGCGCGAACGGCTGTTCCGCGATCACCGTGCCTTCGACCGTATCACCCAGCTGGCCAATGCCGACTATCTGCGGCGCCAGATCCGCCACGAGCAGGCGCGGCGCCCGGGCCAGCCGTGCGCGCTGGTGCTGCTGGACATTGACGGCTTCCACCTGATCAACCGCGAATTCGGCCAGCCCGAGGGCGACCGCGTGTTGCAGGCCGTTGGCCACATGCTGTTGCTCAACCTGCGCAACGACGACTTGCTATGCCGCTATGCCGGCGACCGTTTCGCGCTGCTGCTGCCCGACACCAGCGTGCAAGAGGCCGCGTCGCTGGCTGCGCATCTGGCGGCCATGGTCGGCCAGATGCGCCACCACGCCAAAGGCGGCCGGGTCGGCATCAGCCTGCGCCACGCGTGCTCGAACGCGGACGCGGCGCCGGACGTGCTGCTGGCCGAGCTGAGCCGGGCGGTGTCGCAACCGGCGGCGGCTATACCGGCGGCCTCGACGACCATCGCGGCGGCCGTCCCGTCCACCCTGGTCGCGACGGCGACAGCGTGA